The following are from one region of the Leptospira saintgironsiae genome:
- a CDS encoding saccharopine dehydrogenase family protein yields MAVSKWMIYGANGYTGELIARRAVSRGLKPVLAGRSRGKIEELANELRLEYKIFDLNNSNEVGLHIQGFQLVLHCAGPFIQTSVPMAKACISKKVHYLDITGEIPVYESLQALGEDAEKAGVLLLPGVGFDIVPTDCLASSLKESLSKPKFLELAFVGLSEVSPGTMKSALAQLPYGSKIRRDGQMVGVPHLSRSRKVAANGKTYKVYGIPWGDVFTAYISTGIPNIDVYTDIPSGQVNALRYFKPIISLLKIPFVLKGVQALVGKTIKGPGERTRTLVKTTVWGEVRSEEGKKFAKVLECKEGYEFTVESSLAAVSKVLSGKGGKGFKTPSLAFGSEFVLEIPGSKWKDISN; encoded by the coding sequence ATGGCAGTTTCAAAGTGGATGATTTATGGAGCGAACGGTTATACAGGAGAGCTCATCGCAAGAAGAGCAGTGTCTCGCGGTTTAAAACCTGTACTCGCAGGAAGAAGCAGAGGCAAAATAGAAGAGCTCGCAAACGAACTGCGTTTAGAATATAAAATTTTCGATTTAAATAATTCGAACGAGGTCGGTTTACATATACAAGGATTCCAACTCGTACTACATTGTGCGGGGCCTTTCATCCAAACTTCTGTCCCAATGGCAAAGGCATGTATTTCTAAAAAAGTACATTATCTGGATATCACTGGAGAAATTCCAGTATATGAATCTCTCCAAGCTTTAGGAGAAGACGCAGAAAAAGCAGGAGTTCTACTTTTACCTGGAGTAGGATTTGATATTGTTCCGACAGATTGCCTTGCTTCTTCTTTGAAAGAATCACTTTCTAAACCTAAGTTTTTGGAACTTGCGTTTGTGGGTTTAAGTGAGGTTTCTCCAGGCACGATGAAAAGTGCACTTGCTCAATTGCCTTACGGTTCTAAGATCAGAAGGGATGGACAGATGGTTGGAGTTCCTCATCTGAGTAGATCTAGAAAAGTTGCTGCTAATGGGAAAACCTACAAGGTGTATGGAATTCCTTGGGGAGATGTTTTCACAGCTTATATTTCTACAGGTATCCCAAATATAGATGTGTATACGGATATTCCTTCCGGACAAGTAAACGCGTTACGCTATTTTAAACCGATCATCTCTTTATTAAAAATTCCCTTTGTATTAAAAGGAGTCCAGGCATTGGTAGGAAAAACGATCAAGGGTCCTGGAGAAAGAACTAGAACCTTAGTCAAAACGACTGTATGGGGAGAAGTTCGATCCGAAGAAGGAAAAAAATTCGCCAAAGTTTTAGAATGTAAAGAAGGTTACGAATTCACAGTGGAATCATCACTTGCCGCAGTTTCCAAGGTGCTTTCCGGGAAAGGAGGAAAAGGATTTAAGACCCCAAGTCTTGCATTTGGTTCCGAATTCGTTTTAGAAATTCCTGGATCTAAATGGAAAGATATTTCAAATTGA
- a CDS encoding sterol desaturase family protein: protein MEKINLITIAIPFFFLLIGLELAFSWYHKRKLYRLNDSINDLSAGIASQIFGIIFKTITFFAYLWVYENWRIFNLPSWPSEPVSWMPSSEVLGLSASTWAWTIVIAVWVTCFVLYDLAYYWLHRLSHEVNFLWAGHVVHHQSEEYNLTVALRQASFHGLFTWIFYIPIAVLGFSPIVMVLNGQLNLIYQFWIHTKAIDKFPKWFEAIFNTPSHHRVHHGINPKYIDKNHGGTLIVFDRWFGTFQVEEETPVYGTVKPLRSFNPLWANVHYWVEMWEQAKQSPRWSDKIKAFLAMPGWRPQDLGGQYPIPEVDEKTFKKYDVSLSKSLTAYAVTWFVLTLVGTFSMLVKVNSIPVGLLYTIFFFSIFSLTTVGGILDLKRWTLYLEPVRIALLVGAAFLLGVSTGTAFIVAGFGALSLAWFFSQRNSFTEWKDIDPVKEIRSKAA from the coding sequence ATGGAAAAAATAAATCTTATCACAATCGCAATTCCATTCTTCTTTTTGCTGATCGGGTTGGAGCTCGCATTCTCCTGGTATCATAAAAGAAAACTTTATCGTCTGAACGATTCTATCAACGATCTCAGTGCTGGGATCGCTAGTCAGATTTTCGGGATCATTTTTAAGACGATCACATTTTTCGCATATCTTTGGGTATATGAGAATTGGAGAATATTCAATCTTCCTTCTTGGCCAAGTGAGCCAGTTTCTTGGATGCCTTCTTCTGAAGTATTAGGACTTTCTGCTTCTACCTGGGCTTGGACAATTGTTATAGCAGTTTGGGTCACCTGCTTCGTACTTTATGATCTAGCTTATTATTGGCTTCATAGATTAAGTCACGAAGTGAATTTTCTTTGGGCGGGACATGTGGTTCACCACCAAAGTGAAGAATATAATCTTACTGTTGCATTACGTCAGGCAAGTTTTCACGGACTATTCACTTGGATCTTCTATATTCCTATAGCTGTCCTTGGATTTTCTCCTATCGTGATGGTTCTGAACGGACAATTAAATTTGATCTATCAATTCTGGATCCATACAAAAGCGATCGATAAATTCCCTAAATGGTTCGAGGCTATTTTTAATACACCTTCTCACCATAGAGTTCACCACGGTATCAATCCTAAATATATTGATAAAAACCATGGCGGAACATTGATCGTTTTTGATAGATGGTTCGGAACCTTCCAAGTAGAAGAAGAAACTCCTGTTTACGGAACAGTTAAACCTCTCCGCAGCTTTAATCCATTATGGGCAAATGTTCATTACTGGGTAGAAATGTGGGAACAAGCAAAACAAAGCCCTCGTTGGTCGGATAAGATCAAAGCATTTTTAGCAATGCCAGGATGGAGACCTCAGGATTTAGGCGGACAATACCCTATTCCTGAAGTGGATGAGAAAACATTCAAAAAATATGATGTTTCCCTTTCCAAAAGTTTGACCGCTTACGCAGTTACTTGGTTTGTTCTTACATTGGTAGGAACATTCTCTATGCTCGTAAAAGTAAATTCTATTCCTGTAGGATTACTATATACGATCTTCTTCTTCAGTATATTCTCCTTAACAACTGTTGGAGGAATTTTAGATCTGAAACGTTGGACTCTATATTTAGAGCCGGTCCGAATCGCACTTTTGGTAGGAGCTGCTTTCCTTTTAGGAGTTTCTACTGGAACAGCGTTTATCGTAGCTGGATTTGGTGCACTTTCACTTGCATGGTTTTTCTCTCAGAGAAATTCATTTACAGAATGGAAGGATATTGATCCAGTAAAAGAAATCCGTAGCAAAGCCGCTTAA
- a CDS encoding phytanoyl-CoA dioxygenase family protein → MNPNKTVSDGNESLLKNGYFLYSNFFSSEELKKVQKIFLDANSKWKTRFPDENSVNSAYLTSSDFCAAESDRLSLFRFISSNKIVKLAKSIIQEKTYFLNTQLFFNPISPNKKNYWHRDLQYLGVSEEEQKNILKRTKVFHFRIPFFPDPGLEFIPGSHTRWDNEEEYEIRMEKNGRKNYENLPSSVLVPQNPGDLLVFSAHLIHRGIYGEERHSLDILYTNFPDKRSNSKMFRQFPEESILSKLENPEIFEQSED, encoded by the coding sequence ATGAATCCAAACAAAACCGTTTCCGACGGAAACGAGTCTCTCCTAAAAAACGGCTATTTTCTTTATTCAAATTTTTTTAGCTCAGAAGAGCTAAAGAAGGTCCAGAAAATATTCTTAGATGCAAATTCCAAATGGAAGACCAGATTTCCGGATGAAAATTCAGTCAACAGTGCCTATTTGACCAGTTCCGATTTTTGCGCGGCAGAATCGGATAGACTTTCGCTATTTCGTTTTATTTCCTCAAACAAGATCGTTAAACTTGCAAAAAGTATAATACAAGAGAAGACATACTTCCTAAACACTCAGCTATTTTTTAATCCAATTTCTCCAAACAAAAAGAATTATTGGCATAGGGATCTGCAATATTTAGGAGTTTCAGAAGAAGAACAAAAGAATATCTTAAAGCGCACAAAGGTATTCCATTTTAGGATCCCATTCTTTCCAGATCCAGGTTTAGAATTTATTCCAGGTTCCCATACAAGATGGGACAATGAAGAAGAATACGAAATACGCATGGAGAAAAACGGCCGTAAAAATTACGAAAACTTACCCAGTAGTGTTTTGGTCCCTCAGAATCCCGGAGATCTTTTAGTATTCTCCGCTCATTTGATCCATAGGGGAATTTATGGAGAAGAAAGACATTCATTAGATATTCTTTATACGAATTTTCCAGATAAAAGATCGAATTCAAAAATGTTCCGCCAATTTCCGGAAGAGTCTATTCTATCTAAACTGGAAAATCCTGAAATTTTCGAACAATCGGAAGATTGA
- a CDS encoding LIC_12337 family protein, whose translation MKLQNRRSILPKIVLALLVFFGITAGFKFNPGFKKAENHIPFSLNVSLLRPLHATADQWGFVRGSASWARGNSLFMDDVIGSIQSNPGIVFLASQPGGLVQNNFSTTSGTDFTISIKLGGTFTASSTAYTGTKDFSNYLELRNEGTTGTADIALQFYWDDNPRDTTQDGALVRYRLKMLNPSQDSGSLADIESYVYSPDLADAKYVPATHNNVVQGLVQVYSWDNKLAEDTEIGNNATKGRVILEEMDNRTVFCFKTVVRILGGANLMPTLYPNEGFCNNAAANDEYYKLAYSQKLTGDLEVTAKSGWEEPSGATLSTGDGSLCGTPVSLNYGLFNMNGFVKDFVDASDIPANYVQATRVDGLYARIGTSGKSGDSGDDKSVLWDDLRKSTIDALDIVFEASPTL comes from the coding sequence GTGAAGTTACAAAATCGTCGCTCTATACTTCCTAAAATCGTTCTGGCTTTATTAGTCTTTTTCGGGATCACTGCTGGTTTTAAATTTAATCCAGGATTTAAGAAGGCAGAAAATCATATTCCGTTTTCATTAAATGTTTCTTTACTTAGACCATTGCACGCGACTGCGGACCAATGGGGTTTTGTAAGAGGATCAGCTTCTTGGGCTCGTGGAAATTCACTCTTTATGGATGATGTCATTGGTTCTATCCAGTCAAATCCAGGAATTGTTTTTCTTGCAAGCCAGCCTGGAGGACTTGTGCAGAATAATTTCTCCACTACCTCCGGAACCGACTTTACGATCTCTATTAAGTTAGGAGGAACCTTTACGGCTTCTTCTACCGCTTATACAGGAACTAAGGATTTTTCCAATTATTTGGAATTGAGAAACGAAGGTACTACAGGAACCGCAGACATTGCATTACAATTTTATTGGGATGATAATCCTAGGGATACAACCCAGGACGGCGCGCTTGTTAGATATCGTTTAAAAATGTTAAATCCTTCTCAGGACAGTGGATCTCTAGCAGATATCGAAAGTTATGTGTATTCTCCTGATCTTGCTGATGCAAAATACGTTCCTGCAACTCATAATAATGTAGTGCAAGGTTTGGTCCAAGTATATTCTTGGGATAATAAGTTAGCAGAAGATACTGAGATTGGAAATAATGCAACGAAGGGAAGAGTGATCCTGGAAGAAATGGACAATCGTACCGTTTTTTGTTTCAAGACAGTGGTTCGAATTTTGGGGGGTGCAAACTTAATGCCTACCCTTTATCCGAATGAAGGATTCTGTAATAACGCTGCTGCTAATGATGAATATTATAAATTAGCTTATAGCCAAAAGCTTACCGGTGATCTAGAAGTTACTGCAAAATCTGGTTGGGAAGAACCATCCGGAGCAACTTTATCTACTGGGGACGGAAGTCTTTGTGGCACACCTGTTTCCTTGAATTATGGATTGTTTAATATGAATGGATTTGTGAAGGATTTTGTAGATGCTTCTGATATCCCTGCTAATTACGTCCAAGCAACCCGTGTAGATGGTCTTTATGCAAGGATTGGAACTTCTGGTAAATCTGGAGATTCAGGAGACGACAAAAGCGTTCTTTGGGATGATTTAAGAAAATCTACCATTGATGCATTGGATATTGTATTCGAGGCTTCTCCAACTTTATAA
- a CDS encoding TIGR04282 family arsenosugar biosynthesis glycosyltransferase, with the protein MKGPILNIFLKNPVPGKVKTRLAKDIGEEAALEVYQALVEKTRSACKDLDVPKVLWFDSYLPNPSDLGSWGHSPLLIRKQEGKDLGEKMRNAFLYCFQNGSGPAILIGSDCPELDLLHLKEAFHILDHKDVVLGPAKDGGYYLVGLKSDTPELFHGIEWSTETVFARSLEKLQWARKQVGLLPVLTDLDDVQDLDYFESNGIWDWKKNGS; encoded by the coding sequence ATGAAAGGTCCAATCTTGAATATATTTCTGAAAAACCCAGTCCCGGGAAAAGTTAAGACACGTTTAGCTAAGGACATAGGAGAAGAAGCCGCACTGGAAGTATATCAGGCACTGGTCGAAAAAACCAGATCTGCTTGCAAAGACTTAGATGTTCCTAAAGTTCTTTGGTTTGATTCTTATCTCCCGAATCCATCTGACTTGGGAAGTTGGGGACATTCTCCTTTACTTATCCGCAAACAAGAAGGAAAAGATCTAGGGGAGAAGATGAGAAATGCATTCTTGTATTGTTTTCAGAATGGTTCAGGTCCTGCGATACTAATAGGAAGTGATTGTCCAGAGTTGGACCTCCTACATCTCAAAGAAGCATTTCATATTTTAGATCATAAAGATGTTGTTCTAGGTCCTGCCAAAGACGGTGGTTATTATCTGGTAGGACTCAAGTCTGATACTCCTGAACTTTTTCATGGAATAGAATGGAGTACTGAAACTGTTTTTGCCAGAAGTCTGGAAAAACTGCAATGGGCCAGGAAACAAGTAGGACTTCTTCCTGTATTAACCGATCTAGATGATGTCCAAGATTTGGATTATTTTGAATCAAATGGTATCTGGGATTGGAAAAAGAACGGTTCCTGA
- a CDS encoding ABC transporter substrate-binding protein, whose amino-acid sequence MKLYQILLFCLLSSGFLFAQDSQTTNETQTTSPEVSAEEQTLSAVKKLIGFIRYKKNDKAIALIHVGKFSEKLIGDHKISAAERKEFEEAISEYIVNKAFPIALKYFDKIDITYDKPAVNGKQARIGSSILYKGSDQIKFAWILSESEGAWYISDFETEGKLATEINRTKNIEPSIKKNGIKGTISLIQKAAKN is encoded by the coding sequence GTGAAACTATATCAAATTTTATTGTTTTGTTTACTTTCCTCGGGTTTTCTTTTCGCCCAGGATTCCCAAACTACTAACGAAACCCAAACCACTTCTCCGGAAGTTTCGGCAGAAGAGCAGACGTTATCCGCCGTTAAAAAATTGATCGGTTTTATTCGTTATAAGAAAAACGACAAGGCTATAGCTCTGATCCATGTAGGAAAATTCTCCGAAAAACTAATTGGAGATCATAAAATTTCTGCAGCGGAAAGAAAAGAATTCGAAGAAGCGATCTCCGAGTATATTGTAAACAAAGCATTTCCAATCGCATTAAAATATTTTGATAAGATTGATATCACTTACGATAAACCTGCAGTGAATGGTAAACAAGCAAGAATCGGATCTTCTATCCTTTATAAAGGTTCTGACCAGATCAAGTTTGCTTGGATACTTTCCGAATCCGAAGGAGCTTGGTACATCAGCGATTTCGAAACAGAGGGTAAACTTGCCACAGAGATCAACCGCACTAAAAACATAGAGCCGTCTATTAAGAAAAACGGAATCAAGGGGACTATTTCCCTAATACAAAAAGCAGCTAAGAACTGA